One genomic segment of Diceros bicornis minor isolate mBicDic1 chromosome 13, mDicBic1.mat.cur, whole genome shotgun sequence includes these proteins:
- the LOC131412359 gene encoding platelet-activating factor receptor-like — protein MNGSVAAPGVGGCSPWDDPARFIVVPTAYALALGLGLPANVAALAVFVSSGRRLGRALRLYLLNLALADVLFTLTLPLWLTYYLGPAHWPFPEAVCRAAGAAYYVSTYAAVAFAALISLCRCGSVRGPRPGAAARLAPRRRGPARAACAAAWLAGLACAAPSLAAPHALRPGPGGAARCLEHGWARAGLAYATVAFFAAAFLLVLAAYVSLARALAAPSGPGPAPAGPHRRAARTMVLGLLLVFALCLAPYHLLLAPWVAGREGAAGGDGGGCRAASTLDVLHTLSLALLSLNSCLDPLIYCFSVRRFRRDCWALSCRPGRGGHAASLASS, from the coding sequence ATGAACGGCAGTGTTGCGGCCCCGGGTGTTGGCGGCTGCAGCCCCTGGGATGACCCTGCTCGCTTCATCGTGGTGCCCACGGCCTATGCCCTGGCGCTGGGCCTGGGGCTGCCCGCCAACGTGGCGGCCCTGGCGGTGTTCGTCAGCAGCGGCAGGCGCCTGGGCCGGGCCCTGCGGCTCTACCTGCTCAACCTGGCCCTGGCCGACGTGCTCTTCACGCTCACGCTGCCGCTGTGGCTCACCTACTACCTGGGCCCGGCCCACTGGCCCTTCCCGGAGGCCGTCTGCCGCGCGGCGGGGGCTGCCTACTACGTGTCCACCTACGCGGCCGTGGCCTTCGCGGCGCTCATCAGCCTGTGCCGCTGCGGCTCGGTGCGCGGGCCCCGGCCCGGGGCGGCCGCCCGCCTCGCGCCGCGCCGCCGGGGCCCCGCCCGCGCCGCCTGCGCCGCCGCCTGGCTGGCCGGCCTGGCCTGCGCCGCGCCCTCGCTGGCCGCGCCGCACGCGCTGCGCCCCGGGCCGGGCGGCGCCGCCCGCTGCCTGGAGCACGGCTGGGCGCGCGCCGGCCTGGCCTACGCCACCGTGGCCTTCTTCGCCGCCGCCTTCCTGCTGGTGCTCGCGGCCTACGTGAGCCTGGCGCGGGCGCTCGCGGCGCCCTCGggccccggcccggccccggCCGGCCCGCACCGGCGCGCCGCCAGGACCATGGTGCTGGGCCTCCTGCTCGTCTTCGCCCTCTGCCTGGCGCCCTACCACCTGCTGCTGGCGCCCTGGGTGGCCGGGCGGGAGGGCGCCGCGGGCGGCGACGGCGGCGGGTGCCGGGCCGCCTCCACGCTCGACGTCCTGCACACCCTCAGCCTGGCGCTGCTGAGCCTCAACAGCTGCCTGGACCCGCTCATCTACTGCTTCTCCGTGCGCCGCTTCCGCCGGGACTGCTGGGCGCTGAGCTGCCGCCCGGGGCGCGGGGGGCACGCGGCCTCCTTGGCCTCCTCCTAG